DNA sequence from the Sphingobacteriia bacterium genome:
GAATATTTGTTATTTTGAACTCTACGTCTAAATTTTTAAGAATATCTTCTTTTTGTGATATTAAAAGCTTACATTCTGCATCTTTTAAAATATATTTAGCACGTTCAATAGGATAATTTACATCTATAGGCACATAACCTGCTCCACATTTTAATATGCCTAATATTACTATACTTAATTCACAAGATGAAAATAATCTAACTCCAATTAAATCGTTATCTTTTACACCAAGCCTCCTTAATTTAATGCAGAATAAATCGCTTAGTTCATCTAATTCTTTATAAGATAAAGACCTTTTTTCATCCTTAATTGCAATTTTATCACTTTTGTATGTAATTAATTCCAATACATCTTTAGTAATCATGCCTTGCTCATTCTAAAGTTAATTAGTTATTTATTATATCAAATTTTAATAGTTGACAAATAGTTTATTATAAATAATTAATTAATAGTTGCGTTAATTAGTGTAAAAAAATATTAAATATTAAACCGTATTGAGGGAAGGTATAACATGGTAATTTCTGAATATAAAATTTTTGATCAATATGCAGAATTCATTGATCAAAATCGAAACGTTATATTTGAAATATTGACTGAAATTGCTACTTATAAAAGTATTGAAGATGAAATTGAAAGATCTATAAGAGTTTTAAAAAATGCAGCTAGTGAATTAATAAAGGAAAATCCACCTCAAATCAATAATATTGCAATTTATCATTCTTCTAATGCAATTTTATATACATTTGTGCTATACTGTCTTATTGCATCGGCCTATACTAAAAATATATATATAAGACCTTCGCATCAAGTTTCCTCACCTACTTCAAAAATAGTAGAATTATTTACTAACCATTTTAAAACTCCAATTAAACTATGTAATTTTGGACAAAGAACCTTTGCATATAATGTTGGTTTTTCTGATGTAATAATTTTTACAGGTAGATATGAAAATAGTTTGGAAGTAATATCAAGACATAAGCATCACTTATTTCTATTTTTCGGGTCTGGGACTAATGCAATGATCTTAGGAAATAATTTTGATTTAGAAGAATTTACTAATAAAAGCATAAGTTCCAGAATATTTAATTCTGGCCAAGATTGTATGTGTCCAAACATTATTTTTGTTCCCAATTCAATTGTTGATGATTATGCTACACTTTTGATAAAAAAGCTCGAGCTTTTAAAATATGGTCCAAGAAATAATCCTTCAGTAGACTACTCTGATATTTTTTATGAAGGGGTTGTGGAAGATGTTCAAAAATATCTTACTGAAAACCATAAATGGGTTATTTACAATAAAAATCGTGAAGAAGTAGAGAATAATAATTTACTGCATCCAATTGTATTGAAATCTTCTATAAAAAATATGGCAGGAATTATGGAATATTTTTCTCCTGTTTTCAATATTGTTGCTTATGATAATTTTGAAGAATTAAGTCAGTTTTTATCAAATGATCACTCTTTGGAACATGCAATGTTTCTTTCTGTTTTTGGAGAAGAAACCTTATCAGAATCATTACATAATTATTACTGTATATCTAAAAACCAGACTATATTTGAATTTGAAAATGGAAATTACCCTTTTGGAGGTTATGGTATAAAAGCAAATTTTGTAAAAAGTGAAAACATCTCTGTTGGTAAACCTATATTAATTTCAAAAGAAATAGCCAATCATTTTAATAAAATTAAAAATAATGAGTCTACTAATGATAATCAAGAATCGATTAAGTTGTCTGTATGAAAGTATGTATATTGCTCTCAAAATAATAAATTTCGATTATTATTTTGAAGCAATTACAAGTCCTTTAGGGTTTGCTATTGAAGCAAACATAAAATCAAGAGGTTGGATTTTATGTGGACAAAGCGATTTAGATTATTTTGAACCTAAATTTAATATGGGAATTAAAAGCGAATGGGAAATTATAAAATCTATTGATTTGAAAAAAATATTGAGAACTGAATTAAAATTAAAGCCTGTAATTATAGATACCGAACCATTATTTATCGATTATTATCATCATATCGGTGTGGGCATAGGTATGCCTCATACTATTACAATTTTAGATTATAATGAAACCCAAAATAGTGTCCTTATATATGATAAACTTTCTCCAAATACAATGGATAAAAATAAAGAGGGGTTTTTTTGGATTTCTTTAGAGGTTTTTAATAAAGCTTTTGAAAATAGATTATATTTTCTAAAATATCAGTTATCTTCAACAGATCTTAACTGGGAAAAGGAATTTTTCGAATTAATAAAACAGAGTTATATTAATATGCGAAAAACAGTTAGTCGTGAATTTATTAATATGCAAGCATTAGGTATCGAAGGAATTAAGACTTTTAGCGAAACAATTCGATATTTTGACCCAAATTACTATGATGATTCTTTAACTATTTGGTTATTTACTAATAGAATACCTATTTATATTGCTCAATCTGTACTAGGAAATAGATATATATTTACAAAAGCCTTTGAAAAAACATTTCACAATAGACAATTTAATTTTATAGATGAGACCATTCTTGCATTAAAAGAAGTAATGCAAAAATGGGTAAATTTAAGGAAAACATTTATTAAAACTGGTAACGGAGAATTAAATTTTGAAAATTTAGCGGATGAACTTTTAGAAATTGCGTATACCGAAGAAAAACTCAGTTTTACATTAGAAAATTTCTATATGAGTAATTGTAAATGAAACTAATGCATTTTCAAATGATACAATTTAATAAAAAAGTATTTTCTGATTATAGTCATTCAGAATTGAACAATAAAATCAACTTACTATACACTGAGAATTTAACACCTCAATTAATACAAACTATTGTCTTTCCTTTAATAAATGATTTTTATAACAAATATCCAGGATTAGATTGCAAAACTAACCTTATCATAAATTGTGAAAACATTATCAGTGCATATTTAGAAAATTTTACTACCCAAGTTAATAATAATGAACGGATTCGCCCTTCCTCTTCTTTAAATATTGAAGTAAGTGCTTTAGCTAATACGGTTGCCACTTTTCTTAATATTAATGGTCAAATCGAAACAATTTTGCTTGATTATAATTCTATTATTCCTTTAATAAGAACTTTAACCCCTTTAGAAGGGGAAATACATACATTCAATATATTGGTAAATATTAAGCTTGATCCAGACTCTTTTAAAATTGAAAAGATTTCCCTATTTACAGTATTGTTATCGCATGAGAATTATAATACAGAATTAAATTTTGAGTTAGTTAACTCCTTAAATAAAAACTCTGAATTAATAGAATCATTTGATAAATTAGTAATAAATTTATTTAATTCAAAAGATAATAACACATTTTACTACGGATTTAACAACAACTACATTAAATTTACCAAATTAACTTAAAGAGGTATAATAAATTTATGCTTACTAAAGATAACCAAGATCTTAAACATGATATTATTTTAACAGCACATGGTCTTTATAAATCAAGGTTATATAATGAAGCACTAACTATTTATGAACAAATTCTTAAAATAAAGCCTACTTTGTCAGAGGCTTGGAATGGAAAAGGAAATTGTTTATATTATTTAAAGAGATATGAGGAAGCTGAATCGTGTTTTGATAAAGTTCTTGAGAATGGAACAAATTCTATTAATGCTTTAAGCGGTAAGGGCATTATTTGTTTAAAAAAAAAAGAATATTCTAAATCTATTGAGTATTTTAATGAGGTTTTAAAACTAAACCCAAACAATGGAAAAATATGGTCTATAAGAGCTAAAATATTTATATTATACATTTATAGAGAGTTTACCAATACTCTAAATGAACAAGAAATATCTCATTTAAAAAAAATTAAACTAGCTTTTACACAAAATAATACTTATGCCTTAATTGAAAATTATTCCAAAGTACTTAACGAAAAAAATTATTTAGGAAGATTAATATGTTTTGAATATTTATCAGTGCTTTCTCCTACATCTGAAAAATATTCAAATGAATATTTAAAAAATTTGATTATTGTTGATCCTATATTAGCTAAACAAGTATGTCTAAAGTTTTTATCTAGTGATTCTTATATGTATAATGAAATTGCAGTATCTTATTTAAAAAAGTTTCTTTTAGAATCAAAAGGTAAACATGAAGTAAAATCTTTATTTCTAAGCTCGTTAACTTATATTTTGAATCATCATCATGCTTTAAATAATTTATTTCCAAATAAAATGACATTGTATGAAAAAGCCTTAATAGAAGGTGTATTTAATGGATTAATTATAAAAGAATTGTGTAACACGATAAATTTTCCCCAAAAAGATAGTATTAATATTAGAGCACAGAATTTAAAAGAATCAGGATATGGGCATAGGTGGTCCAATAATAGAATTTTATAATTAATAATATGCCACTTATTATATTTTCTAAGATTTTCTCTATTTTCTTTATATTTTTTAATTTCATTTTCAATAGTTTCGTCCATATAGATCTCCTAGTTTATGTAATCAAATTCTAAGTTATTTTCTTGATGAAAATATACACCTTCATCTAGTTTTGTAATATGAAAGTTTTGATATGTATAATCCGATTGACGATCAATTACCTCTGAATAAGTTTTGTTATATTTTTATTTCTAAATACATTGTTTTCTTTTTTGAAGTGGTTAAATAACTTGCCAGGATTAGGATTGTTAAAGGTAGACTCTATGATTTCATGCTGTTTATAAGAATTTTCATCGTTACTATATGTAACATGGGTGAACTTCCCTTTTATTTCTTCATTGATATACTTTAATGTATCTGAAGGGCCTGTTTTTTCAGGATAAGAATACTCTATAACAGTCGAAAATTACTATTATTTTCATCTGTAAAGGTTATATTTATATACTTTGGAACATATAAAGCCGTATCATAAAAACTTACAGTTTTAAGAGCCTGATGAATATTTACTTTGTAATGTTGTATCATAATCATTTCTCCGATTTAATTAAAAATATATTCATTTTCGTTTTCATAATTTTCTCCCTGAGCAACTTCTTCTTTGATAAAATGATAACTTTCTACGCTAATATTTTTCATATTAAATTCTTTATTTATCTCATACATTTTCGCTCCATTTTCCTTCAAAATTTCTTCAAATTTATTTTTATTTAAATAAGTAGCTCTAAATAGAGGAGTTTCTCCATCTATATCAGGCATATTCACATCAGCTCCTTTTTGTAATAAGAAACTTAAAATATTAGTATTACTAGGATGAGAATTTGAAATAAAATAATTTAAAGGAGTTTCACCTTGGTCATTTTGGATATTAATGTAGGAATCATTTTCAAAAAATCTATCTATCGCATGAAAATTATAACTATTAACAATATAGTGGTGTGGGGTATTACCATATTTATCTTTAATAGTTAAATCACCACCTAAATCTAAAAGTAAATCTATAACACTTGCAGGCATATCCCTACAAAAATGTAAAACTGTTTTTCCCTCCACATTTTGAATGTTCAGATTTATATCATAGTCAACCATAACTGCCATTGCACCTTTTTTATCGTGATAAAGTGCATATGAAAATGGGGTAAAGCCACAATTATTTTGTATATTTAAATTAAAGTTTTTCTTACAGAGTATCTCTATAAATTCTTTACCTTGATAATTTTTATCAATAGCTAAATGTATAGGTGCAGCACTATCACTGTTAGAAATATAAGGATTAGCTCCTCTATCTAATAAAAATTTCATTATTCCAGGATTGTTTTCATAGACAGCTATGTGTAGTGCAGTGTTACCGCTATCGTCTTGAATATTAATATCCGCACCTTTATCTAATAATAGCTTTATCACTTTCAAGTTGCCTTTTCTAATTGCAGTAAACAAAGGAATTTTCAATTGATAATCTATTTTAAAGGATTTTAATTCAACATTTTGACTAATTAATTCTTTTATTTTTCCTATATCATTCTTTTCAATAGAAATAATAAATTCTTTATTTAAATCACTCATATAATCCTCCAATTTAATTAAATGTATGAAAGTCTCTTAAAAACTTTCCTAAATAAACTTGTCCTAGCCTTTCTTCTTTAGAATGAAATGCGGCTACGGCTTTTTTCCAGTCTTTGAATTCTTTATAATTTGTACTCAAAAACTTAGCAGCATAAGTTACATTAATCTCAGGTTCAAACATTTCTTCTAAATTTGTAAAGTTTTTACCATGATATTTGAAATTTACTTGCATGCAGCCTATATCTATATTTTTATATCCTGCTTTAATTAGCTTATTAACATAATCAACCGCATATTCCTTAGTTTTGAAATAATATCCTTTACCTTTTACATTTATTGTCCATGGATGTTTTCTGGCTTCAATATGAGAGACAGTTTGAAGTACTCCATTTGGTATACCAAAATCACTTGAAGCTCTTTTAAAGTATGGTTTACAACTCTCTGCAAGCGTTATACTAGGGAAGAATAAGAATGTTAATAAAATTAATCTAACCATGAAACTAACCTTTGATTTGAATGCCAGTAAGGTACATTTGCTAAAATAGGACGGTTATAAGAGCCTTCTAAAAGAATTAAACATTTTTTATCTGAAAGGTTTAAAATCTCTTGCGCAGAGATTAAAGCTTTGTCTTGTTTAGAAGATGAAATAGATAATCTATTACCTTTACTTATAGTTTTTTTCTCAATAACTTTAGTACCAATCATATCACTTATAAGCTTTGAAGTTTCCAAATCATTTTGACCTAATACTATTTTATAAGCACAGTTGTTTAATAACACCCTAGTGGAGAGTTTACCATAAGTTTCTTCTATCTGTCCTATATCTTGGGCTACATACAAAGCATTAACTTTATAATGTCTTGATATTGTTGGTAATTTAACTAGTTTATTTAATTTACCCAGTAAGGGAAATTCATCGATCAAAAGTGTAACACTGTGATCAAGATCAGAAGGCATCTCAGCAATAAGATTATTTGCAAGACTATTGAATACTAGTGCTACAAGTTTACTTAACTTATCTTGGCTTGCAGGAGGAACAATTATATATACAGTAAGAGGTCTTTCAAGTTTTCGTAAGTTAGAAGGTATTATATCACTTTTACCATCAGTAGCATTTATTACATTAGGGCTTCTAAATACTTCAAGAGAGTTTGATAAAACCCCGGTAACTCCACTCCATTGTTCATGGCTATAAGTATCATTTAGGATATCATTACAATCTCTTTTAAGCCAATCTGGTGTACTTTCATCATTAAGGATAGCTTTAAAAATTACATCAGCCCTATCAGAGGTATATAACTCTCTTACTTTAGGTAATGAAGTTTCACCTTTTTTTATTATTTGATAACAAGTAAGTACATATAATGCGATCTTTGCTCTACTGTTGAAAAATTCAGTGTTTCCATATTCATTAGGCTTCCTTTCAATTAAAATCTCTATAGCTTGCGTTACATAATCTATTAACTTGCTTGTATCTTTGGGTAATAATTCTTTTGAAAAAACATTAAATACGCATGATTTTTCATCTTCAGGGCTAAAAACTAAAATATCTGAGAAGTTAGATCTTTGCTCCTGTGTTTTTTCAAATATTTCTCCTTTTGGATCATGACAAACAATTGAGTTTTTACATGTAAACATAATAGGTATAATAAAACCTGATGTTTTACCTTTTCCTGCAGGAGCAATTAACAAGCCTGATTTAGGGCTATCATTAAATAGAAATTTACTACCCCTCTTACCTAAAATAATGCCCTTATTGTAATCAATCTTTTTCTTGTATTTAAAATATAAAATGTCAAACCATGTAGCAAAGCGAGACTCTTTTTCAGGGTTTTCTAACCGAGCATTCAAATTATAGCCATAAGCTATAAATAACATACCAGCTATTATTGAGCAAACATATGGCATAGGTAAAAACAAACCATATTTTTTTAAAACATCTGCTAAAATGTATAAGGATAAACGATGGTGGCTATCTCCTAACCAAGTATTAGGTATTGCAGCAATAAAACTAGCATATAAAGAAAAACTAAGGATTATAAACCCTTTATGCAGCAAATTCATGAGCAAATTCCTTAGTTAAATGAAATCGTCTATTTACTTTACCGTCCCCACTATTTTCTAAATGAACAACCCCATAAATATTATCAATAAGAAGATCTTTTATATCTTGAGCACCATAATCACTCACGTCACCGTTATCTTTTAAATATCTAATAATTCTATCAATTGCAGCCATTGGGCTATTAGCATGAATAGTTGCAAGTGTTCCATTATGTCCATTATCTAAAGCTGATACAAAAGCACAGGCATTTTCCAATCTTATTTCGCCAATTATAACTCGATCCGGACGCATTCTTAGAGTTGTATTTAATAGTTCTTTTAATATATTTTTTTCTTTTAATCCGTATTTTTCAGGATAAAGTATCGAACACCAGTTAGGATGAGGTAAAATAAGTTCTTTAGTACCCTCTAAAGTTATAATTCTTTCATTTAGATTTATTTTTCTAGCTAAAGCATTTAAAAGGGTAGTTTTGCGAGTACCAGTAGCACCTGCTATTAAAATTGTTCTTTTAGATTCAACTGCCTTACTCAAAATATCTGAAAATGTAGAATCTTTTTCAAATTCAAGTAAGTTATTATATTCGCGAATAGAGTATGACGAATCATATATGTCATTAAAATTTAATTCGTTTTCTTCAAAAATTTTACCCCTATTAAGCCTTATAGCTGCTGCAAATCTATTCTTCGTATATTCGCCTGAAATCACCTGGATTCTGTTACCACTAAACTCAAGTGAGGTTACAGGGGTTTCATATGGATCATAAAAAATATCTTGAGCTGCTGCTAAGTGAAATATAAATCTATCTAAATTGTATAAACTTAAATTCTCATCTTCATGTCTTTCCCAATCTTTACTGATAGTCTCTAAAAACACTTCTCCTGGTTTATTAATAATAATTTCAGTCACATCTTCTCTTTCAAAGTATTTCTGTAAGTATTTATAAAAATCTCTTAAATAAATAGATTTATTAAGTAATTCCATTCTACTTACCTATTTCTTTTAAATATTTTTGCACCTCTGGGGTATTTAATTCATCTAATAAAGTTCCTGTACCACAGACCTTCTCCTTACCAATTAATTCCTGTTTATTTATGAATAATGAACCATCACCTCTTTTATAGGTTTTATATTTATTAAAAGTTACTAAATCACATTTAGGTTCTGTACAATCAAGCTTAAATATTGGTTGATTTTTTCTATCTTTAGTTCTACCAGTATTATATAATGAAACTTTCCAATACGGTAATTGATCACTTAGAATATCATTAACAACTGTTCCATTAGCTATCCAAGGTTTACTATTTCTAGGATTATCCATTAAACAATATTCATAAACATCAGTTATGTAAGGACTATAACCATGATCTCCGTTTGATAAACCATATGAGGCTTTCAATTCGCCAAAATTATATTTTTTTGCATGGTATTTAAATTTTGGATCTACTCTACTTATTAAGGTTCCGTAACCTTCATTTGTTTGAGGGAAATAATTTAAAATATCTCCAGCATAAATTAATGGATTATTCGTAGCTGCGTTAAAAATATTTTCATTTCTTAAATGAATTCTAGCCCCAGACTGGGTTTCTTCTTTTACATATGCAGCATTTGATAATAATGAATAAGGTATATCTAAGATAGTCTTACAACCTTCAACTAATATTTCCTTTTCTTGATCTTTAATATAGGTTGAAACTTTGAATTTTGATATTTTATCTAGGTCATTGTTATCATAACCACAATCTTTGTAAAAATGTTCTAAAGCATCGCCAGAAGGAGTACATCTTTCTCCTACATAAATTTTTTGACCATTTTCAATGTAAAAAGTGCTTTTATTTATTTTAGAATAACCACCATTTTCATTAGTTTTAATAAAATGTGTATAGCGGTCTTCACAATCTTCTGTATGGAAATTAGTATTATCTTCTGCATAACACCCAGGGGCTAATTCTTTCATTCTACCATTTAAAACGTAGTATCTTCTTTTATATACTAATGGACCCACATCAGTTTCAGTGACTTTACAGCCATCAGTTGTCTCTTCAATGCTTATAATTTGATCTAAATCATCTTTACACCCTTCTACAGGAATTACAGATCCGTTAGAATTATTAGTGTAATTTAACTTATATTGATTATATACCCTTCCCTCATCTATCTTAATGTTTACACCACATGAGTCATAATCCTTTACGATTGGAAAGATGGTGGTTGATTCTTTACAGTCATTTTGAGGTACACCATCAATTAATGTTTGCTCTTGAACAATCGCTTTCATAGAAGCTAAGTCTACTTTAATTTCACAGCCGTCAGTAGTTTTAAGTACTACAGGTTTTTGCTTTGCAGTAAAAATATCCTTAATTTCAGGAAGTGTCTTTTCTTTCTGTGCGTTACCATAACCCCCAACAAATGAGGGGTTAGTTGAATTATAATTAGGTTGTTTGATATTTTCTTTTTTGTCCTCTCTTATCTGTTGTTTTTTTAATGCTTCATATGCTTCAACGAGAACTTGAGGGTCGCCTATAGCATTTATTTTATCACCTACTTCTAAACCTTTTTCTTTTTTTACCGTAATATCACTTTCAAAAGTTTTAGAAAGAGGAATTGTTTTATCATTTAAAGTGGCACTATGCCATTGTATCTTATTCTTTTGATTGGTTCCGTTATCTTTAACATCACTTATATTACCTATAAGTTTCATATTATTAATACCATACTCAACGCCTTTATCTTTTACTTCACTAATCTTAGCAACTTGCTTTTCTTTAATATTTTCAACTGAAAGCCTTACAATTTTCTTATTTGGTTTATCCACTTCTGCACTAGCACTCCAAATAGCAAATGATATTAAAAACACGCTTAATATTAATCTTAGCATTATTTTCTCCCTTCAATTATTTGTCCCATTACGACCGCTTCATCAGGTTCAGGAAATATAATATTATCCTCAATAATTAACTGAGCGAGAGTAGCTTTAGGTACTCTTATAGTTGGATTAATATCTAAGTTTTTCTCTAAAGACTTAGCATTAACCTGATTAAATTCTCTCTGTATAGAATTTGCTACGGCTCTTCCTCGTTCATCATAAATTGGAATTGCTAACTGCGAACTTGCTGCAATTGTTGCAACAAGCAGCGCCATTCCATATTTTTCTTTTAATTTGTTATCTAATTCTCCTGCTAACCCTGATTTTCCTTCTTGATCTGAAAGCAAAGTTTCATTTGTAAATTTTATAAATCTGCCATCAGGAGTGATTATCTTTGTGATAATCATATTTAATCTATCATCCCCTACTTTGGATAAAGGCTTATAAGAGCCCATAATGCTTGACCCTCTTGGAATTAATATTTTATTACCATGAGAGGCATATATATTTTCTGATACCTGACCTAATATTTTACCCGATAAGGTAGATAGGGTTTCATTATAAAGCGTTACATC
Encoded proteins:
- a CDS encoding aldehyde dehydrogenase family protein, which translates into the protein MVISEYKIFDQYAEFIDQNRNVIFEILTEIATYKSIEDEIERSIRVLKNAASELIKENPPQINNIAIYHSSNAILYTFVLYCLIASAYTKNIYIRPSHQVSSPTSKIVELFTNHFKTPIKLCNFGQRTFAYNVGFSDVIIFTGRYENSLEVISRHKHHLFLFFGSGTNAMILGNNFDLEEFTNKSISSRIFNSGQDCMCPNIIFVPNSIVDDYATLLIKKLELLKYGPRNNPSVDYSDIFYEGVVEDVQKYLTENHKWVIYNKNREEVENNNLLHPIVLKSSIKNMAGIMEYFSPVFNIVAYDNFEELSQFLSNDHSLEHAMFLSVFGEETLSESLHNYYCISKNQTIFEFENGNYPFGGYGIKANFVKSENISVGKPILISKEIANHFNKIKNNESTNDNQESIKLSV
- a CDS encoding tetratricopeptide repeat protein codes for the protein MLTKDNQDLKHDIILTAHGLYKSRLYNEALTIYEQILKIKPTLSEAWNGKGNCLYYLKRYEEAESCFDKVLENGTNSINALSGKGIICLKKKEYSKSIEYFNEVLKLNPNNGKIWSIRAKIFILYIYREFTNTLNEQEISHLKKIKLAFTQNNTYALIENYSKVLNEKNYLGRLICFEYLSVLSPTSEKYSNEYLKNLIIVDPILAKQVCLKFLSSDSYMYNEIAVSYLKKFLLESKGKHEVKSLFLSSLTYILNHHHALNNLFPNKMTLYEKALIEGVFNGLIIKELCNTINFPQKDSINIRAQNLKESGYGHRWSNNRIL
- a CDS encoding ankyrin repeat domain-containing protein, whose amino-acid sequence is MSDLNKEFIISIEKNDIGKIKELISQNVELKSFKIDYQLKIPLFTAIRKGNLKVIKLLLDKGADINIQDDSGNTALHIAVYENNPGIMKFLLDRGANPYISNSDSAAPIHLAIDKNYQGKEFIEILCKKNFNLNIQNNCGFTPFSYALYHDKKGAMAVMVDYDINLNIQNVEGKTVLHFCRDMPASVIDLLLDLGGDLTIKDKYGNTPHHYIVNSYNFHAIDRFFENDSYINIQNDQGETPLNYFISNSHPSNTNILSFLLQKGADVNMPDIDGETPLFRATYLNKNKFEEILKENGAKMYEINKEFNMKNISVESYHFIKEEVAQGENYENENEYIFN
- a CDS encoding transglycosylase SLT domain-containing protein, producing the protein MVRLILLTFLFFPSITLAESCKPYFKRASSDFGIPNGVLQTVSHIEARKHPWTINVKGKGYYFKTKEYAVDYVNKLIKAGYKNIDIGCMQVNFKYHGKNFTNLEEMFEPEINVTYAAKFLSTNYKEFKDWKKAVAAFHSKEERLGQVYLGKFLRDFHTFN
- a CDS encoding type IV secretory system conjugative DNA transfer family protein, coding for MNLLHKGFIILSFSLYASFIAAIPNTWLGDSHHRLSLYILADVLKKYGLFLPMPYVCSIIAGMLFIAYGYNLNARLENPEKESRFATWFDILYFKYKKKIDYNKGIILGKRGSKFLFNDSPKSGLLIAPAGKGKTSGFIIPIMFTCKNSIVCHDPKGEIFEKTQEQRSNFSDILVFSPEDEKSCVFNVFSKELLPKDTSKLIDYVTQAIEILIERKPNEYGNTEFFNSRAKIALYVLTCYQIIKKGETSLPKVRELYTSDRADVIFKAILNDESTPDWLKRDCNDILNDTYSHEQWSGVTGVLSNSLEVFRSPNVINATDGKSDIIPSNLRKLERPLTVYIIVPPASQDKLSKLVALVFNSLANNLIAEMPSDLDHSVTLLIDEFPLLGKLNKLVKLPTISRHYKVNALYVAQDIGQIEETYGKLSTRVLLNNCAYKIVLGQNDLETSKLISDMIGTKVIEKKTISKGNRLSISSSKQDKALISAQEILNLSDKKCLILLEGSYNRPILANVPYWHSNQRLVSWLD
- the tadA gene encoding Flp pilus assembly complex ATPase component TadA, encoding MELLNKSIYLRDFYKYLQKYFEREDVTEIIINKPGEVFLETISKDWERHEDENLSLYNLDRFIFHLAAAQDIFYDPYETPVTSLEFSGNRIQVISGEYTKNRFAAAIRLNRGKIFEENELNFNDIYDSSYSIREYNNLLEFEKDSTFSDILSKAVESKRTILIAGATGTRKTTLLNALARKINLNERIITLEGTKELILPHPNWCSILYPEKYGLKEKNILKELLNTTLRMRPDRVIIGEIRLENACAFVSALDNGHNGTLATIHANSPMAAIDRIIRYLKDNGDVSDYGAQDIKDLLIDNIYGVVHLENSGDGKVNRRFHLTKEFAHEFAA
- a CDS encoding TrbI/VirB10 family protein codes for the protein MDKTKALIIASIVFVLFGLGTLLLYLRNVDSHNNNAKNIIIHKSNQKEGNLPEDFFPEHNEEVKEEIVEAPKPEHLFKYNEIDDDSIKIRKQREELIKLKHAERARQHILLDSKDDNKFILRENQQSNLLLRDIEEPIATTTAPINLKRTLVAGSIIDVTLYNETLSTLSGKILGQVSENIYASHGNKILIPRGSSIMGSYKPLSKVGDDRLNMIITKIITPDGRFIKFTNETLLSDQEGKSGLAGELDNKLKEKYGMALLVATIAASSQLAIPIYDERGRAVANSIQREFNQVNAKSLEKNLDINPTIRVPKATLAQLIIEDNIIFPEPDEAVVMGQIIEGRK